The stretch of DNA TGATGCTATTGAAGGTAGTTTCTGGAAAGATTTGTTTAACGAAATAGCCCTTAAAGTAAAGTCTCAAGAGGTTTATCCTGATTATTCTGCAAGAGAACGTATCCTCTCCTATTTCTTCACTTTAACAGAGGAAATGAAATCAACCCGAAGCTTTATTACGTATTCAATTAAACATGCCGGAAAAGGCTTTTCGACACCTAAGATCTTAGTAAAAGCAAAACTTTCTTTTGAAGAGTTTATCTCGGAAGTACTTCACGAAGGAATCGATAAAAGTGAGATTATCGACCGTAAATTCATTTCTGACAAATACAAAAATGCGCTATGGCTGCAATTGGCTTTCATTATCAATTTCTGGATCAATGATGACAGTGAAAACTTTGAAAAAACCGATGAAGCAATAGAAAAAGGAATCAACGTTACCCTCGACCTTATGAGCCGTGGCCCAATCGACAATTTGCTCGAATATGGAAAATTCCTCGTTCAACAAGGAAAAGGCAAAGTAAAATTCACGTTTTAAATCGGTCAATCAGAACAATCTAAAACGATCGGTGTAATTCCTCTATAATCGGTGTAATCCCTCTTAAAAATAATGAAAGAGCAAAGCAGTATCCCCGTGTCAAAAGTAGAACGATCTGTTAAGTTCGTTACTACAGGTGCTAAAGTGGGAGTCAATTATATAAAGCATTACTCAAAGAAATTAGTCAATCCTGAACATACAAGAGATGAGCTAAATGAGAACAATGCTGCTGATATCTATAATGCGTTGAGTCAGTTGAAAGGCAGTGCCTTAAAAATTGCACAGATGTTAAGCATGGATAAAAATATTTTACCCAAAGCCTATTCAGATCAGTTTTCACAAGCTCAATATAGCGCCCCACCTCTTTCCGGACCGCTGATTATTCGGACATTCACTAAATTCTTTGGAAAAACACCTGATAAGATTTATGACTCCTTTAATCTTAAATCAACACATGCTGCCTCCATCGGACAGGTGCATAAAGCAAGCTTAAACGGAAAGAAACTTGCAGTAAAGATTCAATATCCGGGAGTTGGCGACAGCATCAGTTCTGACCTTAAAATGGTAAAACCTTTTGCATTCAGGTTACTGGGAATGAGCGAAGCCGAATTAGCTGTTTACATGAGGGAGGTTGAGGAGAAGCTCTTAGAAGAAACCGATTACGAATTGGAGGTTAATCGTTCACAATATTTTGCACGTGAATGCGCGCACCTGGATAACATTGTATTTCCGACTTATTATCCACAGTTCTCGAGCAAACGCATAATTACTATGGATTGGATAGAGGGTCTTCATTTACGCGAATACCTTAATACTAACCCCTCTCAGGCAGAACGTAACATGATTGGACAAGCACTGTGGGATTTTTATAATTTCCAGCAACACGAGCTGAGAGCAGTCCACGCAGATCCACATCCCGGGAACTTTCTTATTACACCAGAGAAAAAACTTGGCATTATTGATTTTGGTTGCATCAAAGAGCTACCTGATAATTTTTATTATCCTTTTTTTGCTTTCGTTGCCAACCCGTTTGAAGATCGAGAGTTAACGATCGATTATTTTAAGCAGTTGGAAATGATTTTTGAAGATGACACCCCAGAAATGGTGGATTTTTATTATGAAAATTATCGGGAAATGATTGGCCTTTTTGCGAGACCTTACGTGCAAAAAGAGTTTGATTTTAGTAAACCGGGGTATTTTGAAGAGTTATTCATATTAGGTGAAAGAGCATCAAAAATGCCAGAATTTAAACAAGCTCGCGGAGTAAAGCATTTTATTTATACCAACCGTACCAACTTTGGCCTTTACAATATTTTGCATGAACTGGGTGCAAAAGTAAAAACGGATACCTATAAACCTCACGTGATAAAAGCTTAGGATTACATGAAAGTACTTTTTTCAGGTGTTAACGGATATATAGGAACGCATTTATTGCCATTACTAATCGAAAAAGGACATGAAATATTCTGTTTCGTTCGGAACAAGAAACGTTTCCATGAAAAAAATAAGTTTAGCGATCAGCTACATATTATTGAAGGAGATCTTTTAAAAGCAGGTTCATTAGCAAATCTCCCGACCGATATTGACGCCGCTTATTACCTTGCCCATTCTACAGGTGCCATTCATGAAGATTTTCATCACATGGAAAATCTTTGTGCTCATAATTTTATTTCCATACTTAAAAATACGTCGTGTCAGCAACTGATATTTCTAAGTAGCCTTGTTAATAGTGATACCGGTCCAGCGTTAAATCTTGAGAACAGACTAAAATCCAGTTCAATTCCTCACACCATTTTAAGAACAGGTCCTATTATAGGCACGGAAAGTACTTCAGTTGAAATTATCAGAACCTTGGCAAAAAAAGCCCCTGTTATCATTACTCCTCAGTGGTTCAATAATAATTGTCAGCCGATAGCGCTTCAAAACGTACTCCAATACTTAGAGGGCGTTTTAGGCAACAAAAAAACATTCAATCAACAATTTGATATTGGCGGACCAGATATCCTTTCGTATAAGCAAATTCTGTTAACTTATCTTCAATTGGCCAAACTCCATCGTCCGGTTATATGTGCTCCTGTTTCTGCCACCCAATTATCTGCATATTGGTTATTTGGTTTAACCGACATTTCGCTTTCCTCTGCTAAAAAGTTAATCAGCAGTATGAAAAACGGACTTGTTTGTGCCGATAACAGGATACGTGAAATCGTAAAAGTACCCTTGCTTAGCTATGATGAAGCATTAAAACAAGCAATAAACTAACAGCGCATCAAGCGTTAAAATCACGCTCAATTAATCTTGTTAAACATTTAATTATCTGTGTAATAACCGTTATATTTTTTATATTTAAGTAAACTGTACAAGTATGCTTAAGGTAAAAGACATTTTAGCCAAAAAGGGCAATACGGTTTACACCATTGATGCAGAAGAAACCGTATACGATGCTTTAGAGGATCTAATAGAAAAGAACATTGGGGCATTAGTAGTAACAGATCATGGGCGTCATATTGGCATCTTCACCGAACGCGACTATGCGCGCAAAGTAATTTTGAAAGGACGAGCATCGAAAGAAACCCGTGTAAGAGAAATTATGAGCGACCACCTATTTACCACTACTCCAAATGATGAGGTGGAAGAATGCATGGAAGTTATGACCTGCAATCGGCTTAGGCATTTACCAGTAGAAGATAATTTTGAACTAGTTGGGATGATATCGATCGGAGATGTTGTTAAACACCTCATCGAAGTACATGAGATGATTATTGACGACTTAGGACATCAAATCAGGGATTGTAAAACTGATTTTTAGGTTTACATAGAATACACCCCTAACCCTTCTAACTGAAATCGGGAGAGGTTAGGGGTGTAAATATGAGGTAATATCAACACCCCATTAGAGGGTGGAAAATAAACTGTGTCAAAGGTTAGAAAGAATTAAGACCTTTAACACAGTTTTTTATGGAAACACCAGAATTTGATTTAGAGTTTATTAAGAAGAAAGCCTTGGAGCAGTTTCGCTCAGGTAAGTCTCTGTACGGCAAAGAAGGGGCATTCGCACCATTGCTGAAACATTTTTTAGAAGCCGCCTTGCAAGCAGAGTTAGAGGGCCATTTGGATGAGGAGGAACGCAACTCGGGCAATCGGAAGAATGGCAAAGGCCAAAAGCAACTCAAAACGTCCGATGGAACGCTGACCATCGAGACTCCCCGCGACCGAACCGGCACCTTTGAACCCGAACTGATCCGAAAACGGGAAACCATCCTGGCCGAAAGCCTAGAGTCCAAGATACTGGGGATGTACGGCCTGGGGATGAGCTTCCGGGACATCTCCAAACACATCAAGGATATGTATGACACGGACATCTCCCACGCCACCCTGAGCGCCATTACCGACAAGATCCTCCCGCAGATAAAAGAATGGCAAAGCCGTCCTTTGGAAGAACTGTACACTATCGTTTGGCTGGATGCCATGCATTATAAGGTGAAAGAAGATAACCGGGTGGTATCGCGGGCTGTTTACAACATTCTGGGCATCAATCGTTATGGTAAAAAAGAGCTATTGGGCATGTACGTCTCGCAAAGTGAAGGCGCCAATTTCTGGCTGGGCGTACTGACCGATTTAAAGAACCGTGGAGTCAGCGACATCCTGATCGCCTGCATTGATAACTTAAAAGGCTTTGCAGAAGCCATTAACGCTGTTTTTACCGAAACAGAAGTACAAACCTGCATCGTTCATCAAATCCGCAACAGTCTGAAATACGTGGCCTCTAAAGATCAAAAAGAGTTCATGAAAGACCTGAAGCCTGTTTACCAGGCTGTAAACAAAGATCTGGCCGAATTACGGCTGGAGGAACTGGAGGAGAAATGGGGCAGGAAGTATCCGGTGGTCTTGCAGTCCTGGCGCCATAACTGGGAAAAGCTTAGTACGTATTTCAAATACGATGTGGCTATCCGACGTTTGATCTATACGACCAATACCATTGAAGGCTTTCATCGGCAGGTACGCAAAGTGACCAAAACCAAAGGCGCCTTCACCTCGGACACGGCCCTGATCAAATTGATTTATCTGGCCCATGGCAACATCAGCCAGAAATGGACCATGCCGCTGACCAACTGGGCCCAAACCGCCTCTCACCTGGCCATTTGGTTTGATGGAAGAATGAAGTTAGATTTGAACTAACAAACAAAGGTGTTGAAATATGGAAAACTCGAAAAGAGTTTACCACATTCCAACTCCTCAACAATAACAATAATAATGGTTGACACAGTTTATTTTCCACCCTCCCCCATTACTTTGCCTGCAACTGATCAAGCAGTTCCATATCCATTACCAAGCGTTCTACTACTCTATTGTTTAGGATATGCTCATTAACGATTTCTTCCACGTCCTCTAATTGTACCTTACCATAAAAGATACCTTCGGGATATACTACTACCGATGGTCCAAGCTCACAGGTTTCTAAGCATCCGGCCTTCTGCGCCCTCACTTCTGTTGATAATCCTTTATCTTTAATTACTTTTTTAAATGCGGCTACCAGTGCTAAACCGTTCTTCTCCCCACAGCATACCCGTGTACCTGGTGCGCGCTCATTGGTGCAAACAAAAATATGTTTGCTGTATCTTAACTTATGCTCCATACAATTTGAAATCGCTTAATAAAAAAAGCAAACAAAAGTAATTCTTAATAGTTTTAAAACCGTAAACAATCAGGGATATTACACTTTATCATTTTCATCTTGGCCCGATATTTTCTTTATCTGAACTATGGCAAAAAATATTCTCATAACCGGAGGTAGTGGTTTGGTTGGCAAACGTTTAACAACCATCTTGCAAGAGAAGGGCTATAACGTAGGCTGGCTTTCAAGATCCGACTCTGCTATGGAGGGAAACATAAAAGTTTTTAACTGGGATATCCCTAAAGAAATAATAGATGAAGCTGCCATTGAGTTTGCTGATGTTATAATCAGTTTAGCTGGTGCCGGAATTGCAGATAAACATTGGTCGGATAAACGAAAAGAAGAAATTATTCATAGCAGAGTTGATGGGATAAACCTGCTCTATTCTAAAGTAAAAAATTCAGCTAAAAAATTGGATTGCTTTGTCTCCGCTTCAGCAGTTGGATATTATGGAGATCGAGACAACGAACTTCTAAACGAAAGTGCTCCCCCAACGAATGAATTCCTAAGTCTTTGTTGTCAGAAATGGGAACGTGCAGCAGATAAATTTAACCAATTAAGCATTCGAACTGTAAAAATAAGAACAGGAATGGTGCTTGATAAAAATGAAGGCGCTCTACCTCAGATTACTAAACCCATAAAATTAGGTTTAGGAGCAGCATTGGGAACAGGAAAACAATGGATCAGCTGGATTCATATCGATGACCTTTGTCGCTTATACATTACAGCATTTGAGAACAATACAATGATTGGCGTCTATAATGCCTGTTCTCCTTTGTCTGTAACCAATACTGAATTTACTAAAACAGTTGCTGCAACACTGAAAAAAAAGTTATGGTTGCCAAATGTTCCTGCATTTGCCTTAAAGCTTGTATTGGGAGAAATGAGTAAAATAGTGCTGGACAGCACTAAATGTTCTGCCAACAAAACAATTCAAACAGGCTTTAAATTTGAATACGGTGAATTGTCAAATGCTTTACAAGCAATTTACCGCTAATTACAAATTCTCCATTTATGTGTGATTCAATAACTGTTTGCTGGCTTCGTCGCGATTTACGTCTGGAGGATAATGCAGCC from Solitalea canadensis DSM 3403 encodes:
- a CDS encoding TetR family transcriptional regulator C-terminal domain-containing protein, with protein sequence MDYVLTNNEQPKSVYAFTKSLKLKEEDFYKHFNSFDAIEGSFWKDLFNEIALKVKSQEVYPDYSARERILSYFFTLTEEMKSTRSFITYSIKHAGKGFSTPKILVKAKLSFEEFISEVLHEGIDKSEIIDRKFISDKYKNALWLQLAFIINFWINDDSENFEKTDEAIEKGINVTLDLMSRGPIDNLLEYGKFLVQQGKGKVKFTF
- a CDS encoding ABC1 kinase family protein, with product MKEQSSIPVSKVERSVKFVTTGAKVGVNYIKHYSKKLVNPEHTRDELNENNAADIYNALSQLKGSALKIAQMLSMDKNILPKAYSDQFSQAQYSAPPLSGPLIIRTFTKFFGKTPDKIYDSFNLKSTHAASIGQVHKASLNGKKLAVKIQYPGVGDSISSDLKMVKPFAFRLLGMSEAELAVYMREVEEKLLEETDYELEVNRSQYFARECAHLDNIVFPTYYPQFSSKRIITMDWIEGLHLREYLNTNPSQAERNMIGQALWDFYNFQQHELRAVHADPHPGNFLITPEKKLGIIDFGCIKELPDNFYYPFFAFVANPFEDRELTIDYFKQLEMIFEDDTPEMVDFYYENYREMIGLFARPYVQKEFDFSKPGYFEELFILGERASKMPEFKQARGVKHFIYTNRTNFGLYNILHELGAKVKTDTYKPHVIKA
- a CDS encoding NAD(P)H-binding protein, whose translation is MKVLFSGVNGYIGTHLLPLLIEKGHEIFCFVRNKKRFHEKNKFSDQLHIIEGDLLKAGSLANLPTDIDAAYYLAHSTGAIHEDFHHMENLCAHNFISILKNTSCQQLIFLSSLVNSDTGPALNLENRLKSSSIPHTILRTGPIIGTESTSVEIIRTLAKKAPVIITPQWFNNNCQPIALQNVLQYLEGVLGNKKTFNQQFDIGGPDILSYKQILLTYLQLAKLHRPVICAPVSATQLSAYWLFGLTDISLSSAKKLISSMKNGLVCADNRIREIVKVPLLSYDEALKQAIN
- a CDS encoding CBS domain-containing protein, encoding MLKVKDILAKKGNTVYTIDAEETVYDALEDLIEKNIGALVVTDHGRHIGIFTERDYARKVILKGRASKETRVREIMSDHLFTTTPNDEVEECMEVMTCNRLRHLPVEDNFELVGMISIGDVVKHLIEVHEMIIDDLGHQIRDCKTDF
- a CDS encoding IS256 family transposase, whose translation is METPEFDLEFIKKKALEQFRSGKSLYGKEGAFAPLLKHFLEAALQAELEGHLDEEERNSGNRKNGKGQKQLKTSDGTLTIETPRDRTGTFEPELIRKRETILAESLESKILGMYGLGMSFRDISKHIKDMYDTDISHATLSAITDKILPQIKEWQSRPLEELYTIVWLDAMHYKVKEDNRVVSRAVYNILGINRYGKKELLGMYVSQSEGANFWLGVLTDLKNRGVSDILIACIDNLKGFAEAINAVFTETEVQTCIVHQIRNSLKYVASKDQKEFMKDLKPVYQAVNKDLAELRLEELEEKWGRKYPVVLQSWRHNWEKLSTYFKYDVAIRRLIYTTNTIEGFHRQVRKVTKTKGAFTSDTALIKLIYLAHGNISQKWTMPLTNWAQTASHLAIWFDGRMKLDLN
- a CDS encoding (2Fe-2S) ferredoxin domain-containing protein, producing the protein MEHKLRYSKHIFVCTNERAPGTRVCCGEKNGLALVAAFKKVIKDKGLSTEVRAQKAGCLETCELGPSVVVYPEGIFYGKVQLEDVEEIVNEHILNNRVVERLVMDMELLDQLQAK
- a CDS encoding TIGR01777 family oxidoreductase; amino-acid sequence: MAKNILITGGSGLVGKRLTTILQEKGYNVGWLSRSDSAMEGNIKVFNWDIPKEIIDEAAIEFADVIISLAGAGIADKHWSDKRKEEIIHSRVDGINLLYSKVKNSAKKLDCFVSASAVGYYGDRDNELLNESAPPTNEFLSLCCQKWERAADKFNQLSIRTVKIRTGMVLDKNEGALPQITKPIKLGLGAALGTGKQWISWIHIDDLCRLYITAFENNTMIGVYNACSPLSVTNTEFTKTVAATLKKKLWLPNVPAFALKLVLGEMSKIVLDSTKCSANKTIQTGFKFEYGELSNALQAIYR